One window of the Esox lucius isolate fEsoLuc1 chromosome 8, fEsoLuc1.pri, whole genome shotgun sequence genome contains the following:
- the tbc1d23 gene encoding TBC1 domain family member 23 isoform X2 has protein sequence MENNRKQQVANSQIATQCGGELQFDVDVNTAMADAVEEVLEGSWDQDLAEALDSGGSDPELEMDMEEELGLGVDVEEGGGIVRVQELPVQQRAKLWKIALNVAGKGDSLSSWDGVLDLPEQILIHTRSQQLLDQLGGVAEEEGRDMVSDVESVVTFYCKSRNITFTPDLSWPHLLKPLLGLQLPRSDLYNCFYAVMNKYIPRDCVVKGRPFHLFRLLLQYHEPELCSFLDTKKITPDSYSIHWLGSLFSSHCLPEVTQAMWDFYLQQADPFLIFFLMLIILVNAKENILQQEGGCREDIIKLLEESPALLESEDIEDLFSLAQYYWSKTPLSLRKENQNLFGSSLVALKEEDMDLSQALCLPVSVPEILQANQLQPEGVRFFVVDCRPAEQYNAGHLSTAFHLDSDLMLHNPSEFSLSVKSLLEAQKQSLESGSIASGEHLCFMGSGREEEDMYMNMVLAHFLQKNKEYVSIAKGGFMALQQHLADINVEGQDNYVHWIVSTSGSHSSLNSADGDLLSSAGDKGVKSLVNKMTFALKSKSVIAKEKMISFIENTSTPVDRISNSLPWPEKGVLDRHVSSSDRVGKPYRGVKPVFSIGDEEEYDTDEIDSSSMSDDDRKEVVNIQTWINKPDVKHHVPCNEVKETGHMFPSHLLITGTHMYCLREIASRKGLAYIQSRQALNSVVKITSKKKHPELITFKFGNSNTAGVEISAVERYLIPNAGDATKAIKQQIMKVLDALESS, from the exons ATGGAAAACAACCGGAAGCAACAAGTAGCCAACTCGCAAATCGCGACACAATGCGGTGGTGAACTGCAATTTGACGTGGACGTCAACACAGCAATGGCGGATGCAGTGGAGGAAGTTCTTGAAGGCAGCTG GGACCAAGATCTGGCCGAGGCTCTGGACTCTGGGGGGTCTGACCCGGAGCTGGAAATGGACATGGAGGAGGAGCTTGGGCTGGGTGTAGATGTGGAGGAAGGTGGAGGTATTGTCAGGGTACAGGAGCtaccagtccagcagagagccaAGCTGTGGAAG ATTGCTCTGAACGTGGCCGGAAAGGGAGACAGCCTGTCCTCTTGGGATGGAGTCCTGGATCTTCCTGAACAGATCCTGATACACACCCGCAGCCAGCAGCTCCTTG ATCAGCTGGGGGGTGTGGCTGAGGAGGAGGGGCGGGACATGGTGTCTGACGTGGAATCTGTCGTCACCTTCTACTGTAAGTCCCGAAATATCACCTTCACCCCTGACCTTTCCTGGCCACACCTCCTCAAACCACTGCTGGGCCTACAGCTGCCCCGCTCTGACCTGTACAACTGCTTCTACGCTGTCATGAATAAATACATCCCACG GGACTGTGTGGTGAAAGGTCGGCCGTTCCACCTGTTTCGTCTGCTGCTTCAGTACCATGAACCAGAACTCTGCTCTTTTCTCGACACCAAGAAGATCACCCCAGACTCCTACTCTATCCACTGG CTTGGCAGCCTGTTCTCCAGCCACTGTCTGCCAGAGGTGACCCAGGCCATGTGGGACTTCTACCTCCAACAAGCTGACCCCTTCCTCATCTTCTTCCTCATGCTCATCATCCTTGTCAATGCCAA AGAGAACATTCTCCAACAGGAAGGGGGATGCAGAGAAGATATCATCA AGTTGTTAGAGGAGTCTCCTGCCCTGCTAGAGTCTGAGGACATTGAGGACCTGTTCTCCTTGGCCCAGTATTATTGGAGTAAgactcctctgtctctcagaaAG gaAAACCAGAACCTGTTTGGGTCCAGTCTGGTGGCTCTGAAAGAGGAGGACATGGACCTGAGCCaggctctctgtctccctgtctctgtccctgagATCCTACAGGCCAACCAGCTTCAGCCT GAAGGGGTACGTTTCTTTGTGGTTGACTGTCGGCCGGCCGAACAGTACAACGCTGGACACCTTTCCACAGCCTTCCACCTGGACTCAGACCTG ATGCTCCATAACCCATCAGAGTTCAGCCTGTCCGTGAAGAGCCTCCTGGAGGCCCAGAAGCAGTCCCTGGAGTCTGGCTCCATCGCTAGTGGAGAACACCTCTGCTTCATGGGCTCTGGCAGAGAAGAGGAGGACATGTACATGAACATGGTTCTGGCCCACTTCCTGCAG aaaaacaaagagtATGTCAGCATAGCTAAAGGAGGTTTTATGG CACTGCAGCAGCACCTGGCTGACATCAACGTGGAGGGGCAGGACAACTACGTCCACTGGATAGTGAGCACCTCTGGGTCACATAGCAGCCTGAACTCCGCAGAC GGAGATTTGTTGAGCTCTGCAGGGGATAAGGGGGTAAAATCTCTGGTCAACAAGATGACCTTTGCCCTCAAGTCTAAGTCAGTCATAGCGAAGGAGAAGATGATCAGTTTCATTGAGAACACTTCCACACCTGTGGACAG AATCTCTAATAGTCTGCCCTGGCCAGAGAAGGGGGTCCTTGACCG ACACGTGAGCAGTAGTGACCGGGTTGGGAAACCCTACAGAGGAGTGAAGCCGGTCTTCAGCATTGGTGATGAGGAAGAGTATGATACAG ATGAGATTGACAGCTCATCCATGTCAGATGATGacaggaaggaggttgttaaCATCCAAACATGGATTAACAAGCCAGATGTAAAGCACCATGTTCCCTGTAATGAGGTCAAGGAGACAGGACACATGTTCCCCAG TCACCTGCTCATCACTGGCACTCACATGTACTGTCTGAGAGAGATTGCATCCAGGAAAGGCTTGGCCTACATTCAGTCCAGACAAGCCCTGAACAGCGTGGTCAAGATAACGTCTAAGAAGAAACACCCAGAACTCATCACCTTTAAGTTTGGCAACAGCAACACAGCAGGAGTGGAGATCTCTGCTGTGGAGAG gTATCTGATTCCAAATGCAGGCGACGCAACTAAGGCCATCAAACAACAGATCATGAAGGTTCTGGATGCTCTGGAGAGCTCTTAG
- the tbc1d23 gene encoding TBC1 domain family member 23 isoform X3, producing the protein MENNRKQQVANSQIATQCGGELQFDVDVNTAMADAVEEVLEGSWDQDLAEALDSGGSDPELEMDMEEELGLGVDVEEGGGIVRVQELPVQQRAKLWKIALNVAGKGDSLSSWDGVLDLPEQILIHTRSQQLLDQLGGVAEEEGRDMVSDVESVVTFYCKSRNITFTPDLSWPHLLKPLLGLQLPRSDLYNCFYAVMNKYIPRDCVVKGRPFHLFRLLLQYHEPELCSFLDTKKITPDSYSIHWLGSLFSSHCLPEVTQAMWDFYLQQADPFLIFFLMLIILVNAKENILQQEGGCREDIIKLLEESPALLESEDIEDLFSLAQYYWSKTPLSLRKENQNLFGSSLVALKEEDMDLSQALCLPVSVPEILQANQLQPEGVRFFVVDCRPAEQYNAGHLSTAFHLDSDLMLHNPSEFSLSVKSLLEAQKQSLESGSIASGEHLCFMGSGREEEDMYMNMVLAHFLQKNKEYVSIAKGGFMALQQHLADINVEGQDNYVHWIVSTSGSHSSLNSADGDLLSSAGDKGVKSLVNKMTFALKSKSVIAKEKMISFIENTSTPVDSRHVSSSDRVGKPYRGVKPVFSIGDEEEYDTDEIDSSSMSDDDRKEVVNIQTWINKPDVKHHVPCNEVKETGHMFPSHLLITGTHMYCLREIASRKGLAYIQSRQALNSVVKITSKKKHPELITFKFGNSNTAGVEISAVERYLIPNAGDATKAIKQQIMKVLDALESS; encoded by the exons ATGGAAAACAACCGGAAGCAACAAGTAGCCAACTCGCAAATCGCGACACAATGCGGTGGTGAACTGCAATTTGACGTGGACGTCAACACAGCAATGGCGGATGCAGTGGAGGAAGTTCTTGAAGGCAGCTG GGACCAAGATCTGGCCGAGGCTCTGGACTCTGGGGGGTCTGACCCGGAGCTGGAAATGGACATGGAGGAGGAGCTTGGGCTGGGTGTAGATGTGGAGGAAGGTGGAGGTATTGTCAGGGTACAGGAGCtaccagtccagcagagagccaAGCTGTGGAAG ATTGCTCTGAACGTGGCCGGAAAGGGAGACAGCCTGTCCTCTTGGGATGGAGTCCTGGATCTTCCTGAACAGATCCTGATACACACCCGCAGCCAGCAGCTCCTTG ATCAGCTGGGGGGTGTGGCTGAGGAGGAGGGGCGGGACATGGTGTCTGACGTGGAATCTGTCGTCACCTTCTACTGTAAGTCCCGAAATATCACCTTCACCCCTGACCTTTCCTGGCCACACCTCCTCAAACCACTGCTGGGCCTACAGCTGCCCCGCTCTGACCTGTACAACTGCTTCTACGCTGTCATGAATAAATACATCCCACG GGACTGTGTGGTGAAAGGTCGGCCGTTCCACCTGTTTCGTCTGCTGCTTCAGTACCATGAACCAGAACTCTGCTCTTTTCTCGACACCAAGAAGATCACCCCAGACTCCTACTCTATCCACTGG CTTGGCAGCCTGTTCTCCAGCCACTGTCTGCCAGAGGTGACCCAGGCCATGTGGGACTTCTACCTCCAACAAGCTGACCCCTTCCTCATCTTCTTCCTCATGCTCATCATCCTTGTCAATGCCAA AGAGAACATTCTCCAACAGGAAGGGGGATGCAGAGAAGATATCATCA AGTTGTTAGAGGAGTCTCCTGCCCTGCTAGAGTCTGAGGACATTGAGGACCTGTTCTCCTTGGCCCAGTATTATTGGAGTAAgactcctctgtctctcagaaAG gaAAACCAGAACCTGTTTGGGTCCAGTCTGGTGGCTCTGAAAGAGGAGGACATGGACCTGAGCCaggctctctgtctccctgtctctgtccctgagATCCTACAGGCCAACCAGCTTCAGCCT GAAGGGGTACGTTTCTTTGTGGTTGACTGTCGGCCGGCCGAACAGTACAACGCTGGACACCTTTCCACAGCCTTCCACCTGGACTCAGACCTG ATGCTCCATAACCCATCAGAGTTCAGCCTGTCCGTGAAGAGCCTCCTGGAGGCCCAGAAGCAGTCCCTGGAGTCTGGCTCCATCGCTAGTGGAGAACACCTCTGCTTCATGGGCTCTGGCAGAGAAGAGGAGGACATGTACATGAACATGGTTCTGGCCCACTTCCTGCAG aaaaacaaagagtATGTCAGCATAGCTAAAGGAGGTTTTATGG CACTGCAGCAGCACCTGGCTGACATCAACGTGGAGGGGCAGGACAACTACGTCCACTGGATAGTGAGCACCTCTGGGTCACATAGCAGCCTGAACTCCGCAGAC GGAGATTTGTTGAGCTCTGCAGGGGATAAGGGGGTAAAATCTCTGGTCAACAAGATGACCTTTGCCCTCAAGTCTAAGTCAGTCATAGCGAAGGAGAAGATGATCAGTTTCATTGAGAACACTTCCACACCTGTGGACAG CAGACACGTGAGCAGTAGTGACCGGGTTGGGAAACCCTACAGAGGAGTGAAGCCGGTCTTCAGCATTGGTGATGAGGAAGAGTATGATACAG ATGAGATTGACAGCTCATCCATGTCAGATGATGacaggaaggaggttgttaaCATCCAAACATGGATTAACAAGCCAGATGTAAAGCACCATGTTCCCTGTAATGAGGTCAAGGAGACAGGACACATGTTCCCCAG TCACCTGCTCATCACTGGCACTCACATGTACTGTCTGAGAGAGATTGCATCCAGGAAAGGCTTGGCCTACATTCAGTCCAGACAAGCCCTGAACAGCGTGGTCAAGATAACGTCTAAGAAGAAACACCCAGAACTCATCACCTTTAAGTTTGGCAACAGCAACACAGCAGGAGTGGAGATCTCTGCTGTGGAGAG gTATCTGATTCCAAATGCAGGCGACGCAACTAAGGCCATCAAACAACAGATCATGAAGGTTCTGGATGCTCTGGAGAGCTCTTAG
- the tbc1d23 gene encoding TBC1 domain family member 23 isoform X1, with protein MENNRKQQVANSQIATQCGGELQFDVDVNTAMADAVEEVLEGSWDQDLAEALDSGGSDPELEMDMEEELGLGVDVEEGGGIVRVQELPVQQRAKLWKIALNVAGKGDSLSSWDGVLDLPEQILIHTRSQQLLDQLGGVAEEEGRDMVSDVESVVTFYCKSRNITFTPDLSWPHLLKPLLGLQLPRSDLYNCFYAVMNKYIPRDCVVKGRPFHLFRLLLQYHEPELCSFLDTKKITPDSYSIHWLGSLFSSHCLPEVTQAMWDFYLQQADPFLIFFLMLIILVNAKENILQQEGGCREDIIKLLEESPALLESEDIEDLFSLAQYYWSKTPLSLRKENQNLFGSSLVALKEEDMDLSQALCLPVSVPEILQANQLQPEGVRFFVVDCRPAEQYNAGHLSTAFHLDSDLMLHNPSEFSLSVKSLLEAQKQSLESGSIASGEHLCFMGSGREEEDMYMNMVLAHFLQKNKEYVSIAKGGFMALQQHLADINVEGQDNYVHWIVSTSGSHSSLNSADGDLLSSAGDKGVKSLVNKMTFALKSKSVIAKEKMISFIENTSTPVDRISNSLPWPEKGVLDRRHVSSSDRVGKPYRGVKPVFSIGDEEEYDTDEIDSSSMSDDDRKEVVNIQTWINKPDVKHHVPCNEVKETGHMFPSHLLITGTHMYCLREIASRKGLAYIQSRQALNSVVKITSKKKHPELITFKFGNSNTAGVEISAVERYLIPNAGDATKAIKQQIMKVLDALESS; from the exons ATGGAAAACAACCGGAAGCAACAAGTAGCCAACTCGCAAATCGCGACACAATGCGGTGGTGAACTGCAATTTGACGTGGACGTCAACACAGCAATGGCGGATGCAGTGGAGGAAGTTCTTGAAGGCAGCTG GGACCAAGATCTGGCCGAGGCTCTGGACTCTGGGGGGTCTGACCCGGAGCTGGAAATGGACATGGAGGAGGAGCTTGGGCTGGGTGTAGATGTGGAGGAAGGTGGAGGTATTGTCAGGGTACAGGAGCtaccagtccagcagagagccaAGCTGTGGAAG ATTGCTCTGAACGTGGCCGGAAAGGGAGACAGCCTGTCCTCTTGGGATGGAGTCCTGGATCTTCCTGAACAGATCCTGATACACACCCGCAGCCAGCAGCTCCTTG ATCAGCTGGGGGGTGTGGCTGAGGAGGAGGGGCGGGACATGGTGTCTGACGTGGAATCTGTCGTCACCTTCTACTGTAAGTCCCGAAATATCACCTTCACCCCTGACCTTTCCTGGCCACACCTCCTCAAACCACTGCTGGGCCTACAGCTGCCCCGCTCTGACCTGTACAACTGCTTCTACGCTGTCATGAATAAATACATCCCACG GGACTGTGTGGTGAAAGGTCGGCCGTTCCACCTGTTTCGTCTGCTGCTTCAGTACCATGAACCAGAACTCTGCTCTTTTCTCGACACCAAGAAGATCACCCCAGACTCCTACTCTATCCACTGG CTTGGCAGCCTGTTCTCCAGCCACTGTCTGCCAGAGGTGACCCAGGCCATGTGGGACTTCTACCTCCAACAAGCTGACCCCTTCCTCATCTTCTTCCTCATGCTCATCATCCTTGTCAATGCCAA AGAGAACATTCTCCAACAGGAAGGGGGATGCAGAGAAGATATCATCA AGTTGTTAGAGGAGTCTCCTGCCCTGCTAGAGTCTGAGGACATTGAGGACCTGTTCTCCTTGGCCCAGTATTATTGGAGTAAgactcctctgtctctcagaaAG gaAAACCAGAACCTGTTTGGGTCCAGTCTGGTGGCTCTGAAAGAGGAGGACATGGACCTGAGCCaggctctctgtctccctgtctctgtccctgagATCCTACAGGCCAACCAGCTTCAGCCT GAAGGGGTACGTTTCTTTGTGGTTGACTGTCGGCCGGCCGAACAGTACAACGCTGGACACCTTTCCACAGCCTTCCACCTGGACTCAGACCTG ATGCTCCATAACCCATCAGAGTTCAGCCTGTCCGTGAAGAGCCTCCTGGAGGCCCAGAAGCAGTCCCTGGAGTCTGGCTCCATCGCTAGTGGAGAACACCTCTGCTTCATGGGCTCTGGCAGAGAAGAGGAGGACATGTACATGAACATGGTTCTGGCCCACTTCCTGCAG aaaaacaaagagtATGTCAGCATAGCTAAAGGAGGTTTTATGG CACTGCAGCAGCACCTGGCTGACATCAACGTGGAGGGGCAGGACAACTACGTCCACTGGATAGTGAGCACCTCTGGGTCACATAGCAGCCTGAACTCCGCAGAC GGAGATTTGTTGAGCTCTGCAGGGGATAAGGGGGTAAAATCTCTGGTCAACAAGATGACCTTTGCCCTCAAGTCTAAGTCAGTCATAGCGAAGGAGAAGATGATCAGTTTCATTGAGAACACTTCCACACCTGTGGACAG AATCTCTAATAGTCTGCCCTGGCCAGAGAAGGGGGTCCTTGACCG CAGACACGTGAGCAGTAGTGACCGGGTTGGGAAACCCTACAGAGGAGTGAAGCCGGTCTTCAGCATTGGTGATGAGGAAGAGTATGATACAG ATGAGATTGACAGCTCATCCATGTCAGATGATGacaggaaggaggttgttaaCATCCAAACATGGATTAACAAGCCAGATGTAAAGCACCATGTTCCCTGTAATGAGGTCAAGGAGACAGGACACATGTTCCCCAG TCACCTGCTCATCACTGGCACTCACATGTACTGTCTGAGAGAGATTGCATCCAGGAAAGGCTTGGCCTACATTCAGTCCAGACAAGCCCTGAACAGCGTGGTCAAGATAACGTCTAAGAAGAAACACCCAGAACTCATCACCTTTAAGTTTGGCAACAGCAACACAGCAGGAGTGGAGATCTCTGCTGTGGAGAG gTATCTGATTCCAAATGCAGGCGACGCAACTAAGGCCATCAAACAACAGATCATGAAGGTTCTGGATGCTCTGGAGAGCTCTTAG
- the tbc1d23 gene encoding TBC1 domain family member 23 isoform X4: protein MENNRKQQVANSQIATQCGGELQFDVDVNTAMADAVEEVLEGSWDQDLAEALDSGGSDPELEMDMEEELGLGVDVEEGGGIVRVQELPVQQRAKLWKIALNVAGKGDSLSSWDGVLDLPEQILIHTRSQQLLDQLGGVAEEEGRDMVSDVESVVTFYCKSRNITFTPDLSWPHLLKPLLGLQLPRSDLYNCFYAVMNKYIPRDCVVKGRPFHLFRLLLQYHEPELCSFLDTKKITPDSYSIHWLGSLFSSHCLPEVTQAMWDFYLQQADPFLIFFLMLIILVNAKENILQQEGGCREDIIKLLEESPALLESEDIEDLFSLAQYYWSKTPLSLRKENQNLFGSSLVALKEEDMDLSQALCLPVSVPEILQANQLQPEGVRFFVVDCRPAEQYNAGHLSTAFHLDSDLMLHNPSEFSLSVKSLLEAQKQSLESGSIASGEHLCFMGSGREEEDMYMNMVLAHFLQKNKEYVSIAKGGFMALQQHLADINVEGQDNYVHWIVSTSGSHSSLNSADGDLLSSAGDKGVKSLVNKMTFALKSKSVIAKEKMISFIENTSTPVDRHVSSSDRVGKPYRGVKPVFSIGDEEEYDTDEIDSSSMSDDDRKEVVNIQTWINKPDVKHHVPCNEVKETGHMFPSHLLITGTHMYCLREIASRKGLAYIQSRQALNSVVKITSKKKHPELITFKFGNSNTAGVEISAVERYLIPNAGDATKAIKQQIMKVLDALESS, encoded by the exons ATGGAAAACAACCGGAAGCAACAAGTAGCCAACTCGCAAATCGCGACACAATGCGGTGGTGAACTGCAATTTGACGTGGACGTCAACACAGCAATGGCGGATGCAGTGGAGGAAGTTCTTGAAGGCAGCTG GGACCAAGATCTGGCCGAGGCTCTGGACTCTGGGGGGTCTGACCCGGAGCTGGAAATGGACATGGAGGAGGAGCTTGGGCTGGGTGTAGATGTGGAGGAAGGTGGAGGTATTGTCAGGGTACAGGAGCtaccagtccagcagagagccaAGCTGTGGAAG ATTGCTCTGAACGTGGCCGGAAAGGGAGACAGCCTGTCCTCTTGGGATGGAGTCCTGGATCTTCCTGAACAGATCCTGATACACACCCGCAGCCAGCAGCTCCTTG ATCAGCTGGGGGGTGTGGCTGAGGAGGAGGGGCGGGACATGGTGTCTGACGTGGAATCTGTCGTCACCTTCTACTGTAAGTCCCGAAATATCACCTTCACCCCTGACCTTTCCTGGCCACACCTCCTCAAACCACTGCTGGGCCTACAGCTGCCCCGCTCTGACCTGTACAACTGCTTCTACGCTGTCATGAATAAATACATCCCACG GGACTGTGTGGTGAAAGGTCGGCCGTTCCACCTGTTTCGTCTGCTGCTTCAGTACCATGAACCAGAACTCTGCTCTTTTCTCGACACCAAGAAGATCACCCCAGACTCCTACTCTATCCACTGG CTTGGCAGCCTGTTCTCCAGCCACTGTCTGCCAGAGGTGACCCAGGCCATGTGGGACTTCTACCTCCAACAAGCTGACCCCTTCCTCATCTTCTTCCTCATGCTCATCATCCTTGTCAATGCCAA AGAGAACATTCTCCAACAGGAAGGGGGATGCAGAGAAGATATCATCA AGTTGTTAGAGGAGTCTCCTGCCCTGCTAGAGTCTGAGGACATTGAGGACCTGTTCTCCTTGGCCCAGTATTATTGGAGTAAgactcctctgtctctcagaaAG gaAAACCAGAACCTGTTTGGGTCCAGTCTGGTGGCTCTGAAAGAGGAGGACATGGACCTGAGCCaggctctctgtctccctgtctctgtccctgagATCCTACAGGCCAACCAGCTTCAGCCT GAAGGGGTACGTTTCTTTGTGGTTGACTGTCGGCCGGCCGAACAGTACAACGCTGGACACCTTTCCACAGCCTTCCACCTGGACTCAGACCTG ATGCTCCATAACCCATCAGAGTTCAGCCTGTCCGTGAAGAGCCTCCTGGAGGCCCAGAAGCAGTCCCTGGAGTCTGGCTCCATCGCTAGTGGAGAACACCTCTGCTTCATGGGCTCTGGCAGAGAAGAGGAGGACATGTACATGAACATGGTTCTGGCCCACTTCCTGCAG aaaaacaaagagtATGTCAGCATAGCTAAAGGAGGTTTTATGG CACTGCAGCAGCACCTGGCTGACATCAACGTGGAGGGGCAGGACAACTACGTCCACTGGATAGTGAGCACCTCTGGGTCACATAGCAGCCTGAACTCCGCAGAC GGAGATTTGTTGAGCTCTGCAGGGGATAAGGGGGTAAAATCTCTGGTCAACAAGATGACCTTTGCCCTCAAGTCTAAGTCAGTCATAGCGAAGGAGAAGATGATCAGTTTCATTGAGAACACTTCCACACCTGTGGACAG ACACGTGAGCAGTAGTGACCGGGTTGGGAAACCCTACAGAGGAGTGAAGCCGGTCTTCAGCATTGGTGATGAGGAAGAGTATGATACAG ATGAGATTGACAGCTCATCCATGTCAGATGATGacaggaaggaggttgttaaCATCCAAACATGGATTAACAAGCCAGATGTAAAGCACCATGTTCCCTGTAATGAGGTCAAGGAGACAGGACACATGTTCCCCAG TCACCTGCTCATCACTGGCACTCACATGTACTGTCTGAGAGAGATTGCATCCAGGAAAGGCTTGGCCTACATTCAGTCCAGACAAGCCCTGAACAGCGTGGTCAAGATAACGTCTAAGAAGAAACACCCAGAACTCATCACCTTTAAGTTTGGCAACAGCAACACAGCAGGAGTGGAGATCTCTGCTGTGGAGAG gTATCTGATTCCAAATGCAGGCGACGCAACTAAGGCCATCAAACAACAGATCATGAAGGTTCTGGATGCTCTGGAGAGCTCTTAG